One Cryptomeria japonica chromosome 9, Sugi_1.0, whole genome shotgun sequence genomic window carries:
- the LOC131077125 gene encoding uncharacterized mitochondrial protein AtMg00860-like — MESQSLFAKLSKCEFGLREVLYLGHVISVDGVKVHEEKIQAIRDWPCPRNITELRGFLYLCAYYGRFVRGFSQLAAPLTYLTKRGAFRWIEQAQGVFDRLKEVMSTCLVLALPNFSQPFVLECDASDVSIGVALMQNKHPIT; from the coding sequence ATGGAGAGTCAGTCTCTATTTGCTAAgttgtccaaatgtgagtttggacttAGAGAGGTCTTATATTTGGGTCATGTGATCAGTGTTGATGGGGTGAAGGTGCATGAGGAGAAAATTCAGGCAATTCGTGATTGGCCCTGCCCTCGGAACATTACTGAGTTACGTGGATTCCTCTATCTATGTGCTTACTACGGGAGATTTGTGAGGGGCTTCTCTCAATTGGCAGCACCCCTGACATACCTCACAAAGAGAGGAGCTTTCAGATGGATAGAACAAGCACAGGGGGTCTTTGATAGGCTCAAGGAGGTTATGAGCACTTGTCTAGTTTTGGCACTCCCTAACTTCTCACAGCCATTTGTACTTGAGTGTGATGCTTCAGATGTGAGCATTGGAGTAGCGTTGATGCAGAACAAACATCCCATTACTTAA
- the LOC131077057 gene encoding vesicle-associated protein 3-1 isoform X3 yields MSNELVTIQPGELKFPFKLKQQSLCSFQLINNTDNYLVFKVKTTSTKKYAVRPNRGVVLPKATCNVTVTMQAPKEAPPGMQCKDRFLVQSVIAPSGATVKDITSDMFNKEPCRVIEENKLRVLYVAPPQFPSTILESSEEGPAQKEVTGYMSSDVSSFTPVSKDLNELKEKLFEVNPCGVIIDPLKNS; encoded by the exons ATGTCCAACGAACTTGTCACCATTCAGCCTGGAGAGCTCAAGTTTCCAT TTAAATTGAAGCAGCAGAGTTTGTGCTCCTTTCAATTGATCAACAATACAGACAATTATCTGGTGTTTAAG GTTAAAACGACATCTACAAAGAAGTATGCTGTACGACCTAATAGAGGTGTTGTGCTACCTAAGGCCACATGCAATGTGACAG TAACCATGCAAGCTCCGAAGGAAGCACCACCTGGTATGCAATGCAAAGACAGATTCCTTGTGCAGAGTGTCATAGCACCTTCTGGGGCAACTGTTAAGGATATCACTTCTGATATG TTCAACAAAGAGCCCTGCAGGGTTATTGAGGAGAATAAATTGAGAGTGCTGTATGTAGCACCACCTCAATTCCCTTCCACTATCCTTGAATCATCAGAAGAGGGACCAGCACAAAAGGAAGTCACAGGCTATATGAGCTCTGATGTCTCCTCATTTACGCCT GTGTCTAAAGATCTCAATGAGTTGAAAGAAAAGCTATTTGAG